A part of Triplophysa dalaica isolate WHDGS20190420 chromosome 17, ASM1584641v1, whole genome shotgun sequence genomic DNA contains:
- the mki67 gene encoding proliferation marker protein Ki-67 isoform X3, producing the protein MPLLGKIVVIKRNGEDGTEFPLTASCLFGRKLNCDIRIQLPQVSKEHCRIELNENKELILTNLSSVNPTLINGEALQEIERLKHGDLITIIDRSFRFEYPPPKTPKKKRLSTTGQDKTPQKLEKSTPVPVEKRKSEHSFDTCLKDGSNLPQSLEQTVETAADEKPKKDSMSPFAPSTKRRRSSKGNFEDQTGVYVPQSSTNATPEGEPAEMPSVESSTPLVLEKSGTPVSQKNGTPSKTPETFSAGEVVQQILPEPQPEEKTPRSPKRRRSGASQDQSLALQISSSQPPTPGPEEKNTDVKMSPRTSPRANAGKRFQVQDVLSEITADTHTDVAIRQSKKKRVSFGGQLSPELFDKCMPPNSPLHRGATPRRSLGPSQKPLSLLRRASTIGLLALRLEETDRESAKAQSSPAKKASPKRAATKTPSPAKRSPRAKTPSQKPQKSPSGAATASPKTPASSRRSSSSSIEAAGNGSAIETPKVQGRFSVSRISTPSPVQDQMDEGEDMPQVSGTPAIPLRRKSMKSARKTPKSAMTSALNVMRSRRSGASRANLKVLNSWADIVKFGQSKPQTDVTTKKTTKSVVVKRTVVPKPKTPARRLKEDISTGHAMSPVTLVVGRAHLRTNLSVGTAPKIVPNIAVLKKDMKMDEDLTGIADIFKTPANKSKNMARMNSACPETPLEDFSVMKTPEESGEMMVSPLSMVSTAKRENYKNEAVTRLLLDNQEDSLLNEDRLLQPADNSNDAQESVEMAESDQTEEAESVPKVVVKTPKQAAVPSLCLTGVKRLMKTPRQRAEPIEDLRGKLLKTPKAPKYPQEESLEGVKELLKTPKHGGVVVEDMVGEIKRLTQTPKENNPVLFADGNEDITAVKELMKTPKVMEEEDLNGLKQLMKTPKHKGEPVENHLGLKRLMQTPKEKVEPLEDLTGVKQLMKTPKHKGEPVGNQLGVSKLQKTPRQNGAAAEEEFTGLKEIVEEPESSSTQNKFTESFETLEPVPVVANDDASMPAKDFDMECDKENVCPVEPMETEVFKSVDLPCTTEAFDSQLKIESVAVVPQEEHCDQTKEESVSVQDIDVCSSEVDEKTKEQTEETTSENSGVTAESTQHSRTAEQEEEEAIKPSLASKPQQGSRGRAAQKSKAPAVLSIIEESAPPPPSPGRGRRGKQLIEVTDVAASPLRKSARGRVSKPSFEVEEVKNTEAVQAPVASMKTEVSDSQPEIAKTKNGRKAQKDDAEIEPVEDASALAVQCSDVPAPTGKEERVQATVPKAGRRRMNKMESQPSEEPQQITETVSEENAVTTGSVSLQTSEVAEALVTATRARRGRPQKKENVKTEPTPSLESDMTSTPVDVVAEKPPAKSGRGRTSKKETIKDQTVDDEPKFEAAVDSQDKPEAPVVKSVRGRRAKQQKPQMAEDVDIQSVADASTHATVTEEYPEIEVKSVRNGRRAKQISKQIPVEAEENVVSVAEQAKVPVVKATRRRPIAKEVESVADVPVKRGRRAALDPTPPVAVVSGRGRKAAVKAELEVTEDVASSEEQVKSIKQTRRTAKVPESKKVSSESVADENTVPDKVGRATRGKKEKGSTKDTAKTQMNDSVTPEEDTVTKSSKTVNWSPALGTSKEIEDFETSTDVKEAPLKRSKKLDKLSAKTMCTESDQSADQPLRGRRGRGARKEEEASVEDLPEEPQMKAKPVRRGKAAASAAPKAEPKDIKASTPLKRKRNEPLEVTEDPRDKEPLPKRRGRVANSTEVVSSKEKTLEPEPTPKKTSKRTTRGQNKKLQEPDPAPVPAQESVSGTRKARGVKKAEAADISIEAAPLRRTRRK; encoded by the exons atgccTTTGCTGGGGAAGATAGTGGTGATCAAGAGAAATGGAGAAGACGGCACTGAATTTCCTCTCACAGCTTCATGCCTTTTCGGGAG GAAACTTAATTGTGATATTCGGATTCAGCTGCCACAGGTCTCCAAAGAGCATTGTAGAATTGAGCTGAATGAGAATAAAGAG CTCATTTTGACAAATTTGAGCTCCGTGAACCCCACGCTTATCAATGGAGAAGCACTGCAGGAGATTGAACGTTTGAAGCATGGTGATCTCATCACAATCATTGATCGTTCTTTCAG GTTCGAGTACCCACCTCCAAAGACGCCGAAGAAAAAGAGGCTGTCCACAACTGGACAAGACAAAACACCTCAG aAGCTGGAGAAAAGCACACCTGTACCTGTGGAGAAAAGGAAGTCCGAGCATTCATTTG ACACCTGTTTAAAGGATGGGTCCAATTTGCCTCAGTCATTGGAGCAGACTGTTGAGACTGCAGCAGATGAGAAACCTAAGAAGGACAGCATGTCTCCATTCG CTCCATCTACCAAGAGAAGAAGATCCTCAAAAGGCAACTTTGAAGACCAGACTGGAGTATATGTTCCTCAGAGCTCAACAAACGCCACCCCAGAGGGAGAACCTGCCGAAATGCCATCAGTGGAGTCCAGCACCCCGTTAGTGTTGGAGAAAAGCGGAACCCCTGTCTCTCAGAAAAATGGAACGCCTTCAAAAACACCTGAGACGTTCAGCGCTGGCGAGGTGGTCCAGCAGATTCTTCCAGAGCCACAGCCCGAAGAGAAAACACCCAGATCCCCAAAGAGGAGGAGAAGTGGTGCGTCTCAGGATCAAAGCCTTgccctccaaatatcttccagcCAGCCTCCGACACCAGGACCAGAGGAGAAGAACACCGATGTGAAAATGTCACCAAGAACGTCCCCAAGAGCAAATGCTGGCAAAAGGTTTCAAGTCCAAGATGTTCTGTCTGAGATTACAGcggacacacacactgatgtagCCATTCGACAGTCCAAGAAAAAGCGTGTATCATTTGGAGGTCAGTTAAGTCCAGAGCTGTTTGACAAATGTATGCCCCCTAATTCCCCTCTTCACCGTGGAGCGACCCCAAGACGAAGTCTTGGACCTTCTCAGAAGCCCCTATCTCTCCTGCGAAGAGCATCCACCATTGGtcttttg gCTCTCCGACTTGAGGAAACTGATAGGGAGAGTGCAAAGGCTCAAAGTAGTCCAGCAAAGAAAGCTTCACCTAAACGTGCAGCCACTAAGACTCCATCACCTGCCAAGAGGTCACCGAGGGCTAAAACTCCATCACAAAAACCTCAGAAGTCTCCTTCTGGTGCAGCCACTGCTTCACCCAAAACTCCTGCCTCTTCTAGGAGATCTTCCTCATCATCGATTGAGGCAGCGGGTAACGGTTCTGCCATTGAGACTCCGAAGGTGCAGGGGCGATTTTCAGTTTCCCGCATCAGCACACCTTCACCTGTCCAGGATCAGATGGATGAAGGGGAAGACATGCCTCAGGTTTCAGGAACGCCAGCAATCCCACTACGGAGGAAAAGCATGAAATCTGCACGAAAAACACCCAAGAGTGCCATGACGAGTGCACTTAATGTTATGCGCTCAAGGCGCAGTGGAGCATCACGCGCTAATCTGAAAG TGTTAAACTCTTGGGCTGATATTGTAAAGTTTGGTCAGTCCAAACCTCAAACGGATGTTACAACCAAGAAAACTACAAAGAGCGTCGTGGTCAAGAGAACCGTAGTTCCAAAGCCCAAG ACCCCTGCACGGAGGCTAAAGGAAGATATCAGCACTGGGCATGCCATGTCTCCAGTCACCCTTGTTGTCGGCAGAGCTCATTTAAGGACGAACCTGTCTGTTGGAACAGCCCCTAAAATTGTGCCTAACATAGCAGTGCTCAAGAAGGACATGAAAATGGATGAGGATCTGACAG GTATTGCAGACATATTTAAGACTCCGGCTAACAAGTCCAAGAATATGGCTCGCATGAACAGCGCATGTCCAGAGACCCCTCTGGAAGATTTTTCAGTCATGAAAACACCGGAAGAATCAG GTGAAATGATGGTATCACCATTGAGCATGGTGTCCACTGCCAAGCGTGAAAACTACAAAAATGAAGCAGTGACACGGCTACTTCTGGATAACCAAGAGGATAGTTTATTGAATGAGGACCGTCTTTTACAACCAGCTGACAATTCAAATGACGCACAAGAATCTGTGGAGATGGCTGAGAGTGATCAGACAGAGGAAGCGGAGAGTGTTCCCAAAGTGGTGGTCAAAACTCCCAAACAGGCCGCAGTACCGTCCTTGTGCCTCACTGGAGTCAAGCGCCTCATGAAGACCCCCAGACAGAGGGCTGAACCAATTGAGGACCTACGAGGAAAGCTGCTCAAGACCCCCAAAGCCCCTAAATATCCACAGGAAGAAAGTCTGGAAGGTGTGAAGGAACTCCTGAAGACTCCCAAACACGGAGGAGTTGTGGTAGAAGACATGGttggagaaataaaaagacTGACGCAGACACCTAAAGAGAATAACCCGGTGCTTTTTGCGGATGGTAACGAAGACATCACTGCTGTGAAAGAACTCATGAAAACACCAAAAGTAATGGAAGAAGAGGACCTGAATGGCCTTAAACAGCTGATGAAGACTCCTAAACACAAAGGAGAACCAGTTGAAAATCATCTGGGTTTAAAGAGACTGATGCAGACCCCCAAAGAGAAGGTTGAGCCTTTGGAGGACCTCACCGGTGTGAAGCAGTTAATGAAGACTCCCAAGCACAAAGGTGAACCTGTCGGGAATCAGCTTGGAGTCAGTAAACTACAGAAGACCCCAAGACAGAATGGAGCGGCAGCTGAGGAGGAATTTACTGGCCTTAAGGAAATTGTTGAGGAGCCAGAGAGCAGTTCTACACAGAATAAATTTACGGAGTCTTTTGAG aCACTAGAGCCTGTGCCAGTGGTGGCGAATGACGACGCTTCCATGCCCGCTAAAG ATTTTGATATGGAATGcgacaaagaaaatgtttgccCAGTTGAACCCATGGAGACCGAAGTTTTCAAATCTGTGGATCTGCCGTGCACCACCGAAGCATTCGATTCACAACTGAAGATTGAATCTGTAGCTGTAGTCCCTCAGGAAGAACACTGTGATCAGACAAAAGAGGAGTCTGTTTCAGTTCAAGATATTGATGTTTGTTCTTCTGAGGTCGATGAGAAGACAAAAGAGCAGACTGAAGAAACTACCTCTGAGAACAGTGGTGTAACTGCTGAGTCTACCCAACATTCACGCACTGCTGagcaagaagaagaagaggcaaTAAAACCTTCACTGGCCAGCAAACCCCAGCAAGGCAGTCGAGGAAGAGCAGCTCAGAAATCTAAGGCACCTGCGGTGTTGTCAATAATTGAGGAAAGTGCACCACCTCCTCCAAGCCCTGGCAGAGGAAGGAGAGGAAAGCAGCTCATTGAAGTCACAGACGTTGCTGCAAGCCCATTAAGAAAATCAGCCCGTGGAAGAGTCTCCAAGCCCAGCTTCGAGGTCGAAGAGGTAAAGAATACAGAAGCTGTCCAGGCACCTGTGGCCTCCATGAAAACGGAGGTATCAGACAGCCAACCTGAAATTGCAAAGACCAAGAATGGAAGAAAAGCTCAAAAAGATGATGCTGAAATTGAGCCTGTGGAAGATGCAAGTGCTTTGGCTGTGCAGTGTTCTGATGTACCAGCACCAACTGGTAAAGAAGAACGGGTCCAAGCCACTGTTCCTAAAGCTGGCAGAAGGAGGATGAATAAAATGGAAAGCCAACCTTCAGAAGAACCTCAACAAATAACTGAGACAGTTTCTGAAGAAAACGCTGTTACAACAGGGAGTGTCAGTCTGCAGACCTCAGAAGTTGCTGAAGCTCTCGTCACTGCAACAAGAGCCCGAAGAGGAAGGCCACAAAAGAAGGAAAACGTGAAAACTGAACCCACTCCTTCATTGGAAAGTGATATGACAAGCACACCGGTTGATGTAGTTGCTGAAAAGCCACCGGCAAAGTCAGGGCGAGGTAGAACATCTAAAAAAGAAACCATCAAGGACCAAACTGTGGATGATGAACCTAAGTTTGAGGCTGCGGTTGACAGTCAAGATAAACCTGAAGCCCCGGTGGTCAAGTCTGTCAGAGGACGACGGGCCAAACAGCAGAAACCACAGATGGCTGAAGACGTTGATATCCAGTCTGTTGCAGATGCCAGCACACATGCGACTGTGACTGAAGAATACCCTGAAATAGAGGTGAAGTCTGTCAGAAATGGGAGACGAGCAAAACAAATCTCAAAGCAGATTCCGGTTGAGGCTGAAGAGAACGTTGTTAGTGTGGCAGAGCAAGCAAAGGTCCCTGTTGTAAAAGCGACCCGTAGAAGGCCGATTGCAAAGGAAGTTGAATCCGTGGCAGACGTTCCTGTAAAAAGAGGCCGTCGTGCTGCTCTCGATCCCACACCTCCTGTTGCCGTAGTGTCCGGCCGTGGCCGCAAAGCTGCCGTCAAGGCAGAGCTGGAGGTTACGGAGGACGTGGCTTCATCTGAAGAGCAAGTTAAGTCCATTAAACAGACTAGACGAACAGCAAAAGTGCCTGAATCAAAGAAGGTTAGTTCTGAAAGTGTTGCTGATGAGAATACCGTACCGGACAAAGTGGGCAGAGCAACTCGTGGCAAAAAAGAAAAGGGTTCGACCAAGGACACCGCTAAAACCCAGATGAACGATTCTGTGACACCTGAGGAAGACACCGTTACAAAAAGCTCAAAAACTGTCAACTGGAGCCCAGCTTTGGGGACCTCTAAAGAAATTGAAGACTTTGAAACTTCTACAGATGTCAAAGAAGCACCACTGAAGAGATCCAAGAAGTTGGATAAATTATCTGCTAAGACGATGTGTACAGAAAGCGATCAGTCGGCTGATCAGCCACTCAGAGGCCGCAGAGGAAGAGGAGCAAGAAAAGAAGAGGAAGCCTCAGTTGAAGACCTTCCCGAAGAGCCTCAGATGAAGGCCAAGCCAGTGAGAAGAGGAAAAGCAGCGGCTTCCGCAGCACCTAAAGCAGAACCCAAGGACATCAAGGCATCAACTCCACTGAAGAGGAAACGTAACGAGCCGTTGGAGGTAACTGAGGACCCGAGAGATAAAGAACCTTTACCCAAGAGAAGAGGTAGAGTAGCCAACAGCACTGAAGTTGTTTCCAGCAAAGAGAAAACTCTTGAACCTGAACCTACTCCCAAGAAGACTAGTAAAAGAACGACAAGAGGACAGAACAAGAAACTTCAGGAACCTGATCCAGCACCTGTCCCGGCTCAAGAGTCTGTTTCAG GCACTCGTAAAGCCAGAGGTGTGAAGAAAGCAGAAGCAGCTGATATCTCTATTGAGGCCGCTCCTCTCAGGCGCACCCGCAGAAAGTGA
- the mki67 gene encoding proliferation marker protein Ki-67 isoform X1: MPLLGKIVVIKRNGEDGTEFPLTASCLFGRKLNCDIRIQLPQVSKEHCRIELNENKELILTNLSSVNPTLINGEALQEIERLKHGDLITIIDRSFRFEYPPPKTPKKKRLSTTGQDKTPQKLEKSTPVPVEKRKSEHSFDTCLKDGSNLPQSLEQTVETAADEKPKKDSMSPFGELYQMVKQDLAAKSPWKSGLAKTPLARPQVDQVPTSDVKNNPKPVTAPSTKRRRSSKGNFEDQTGVYVPQSSTNATPEGEPAEMPSVESSTPLVLEKSGTPVSQKNGTPSKTPETFSAGEVVQQILPEPQPEEKTPRSPKRRRSGASQDQSLALQISSSQPPTPGPEEKNTDVKMSPRTSPRANAGKRFQVQDVLSEITADTHTDVAIRQSKKKRVSFGGQLSPELFDKCMPPNSPLHRGATPRRSLGPSQKPLSLLRRASTIGLLALRLEETDRESAKAQSSPAKKASPKRAATKTPSPAKRSPRAKTPSQKPQKSPSGAATASPKTPASSRRSSSSSIEAAGNGSAIETPKVQGRFSVSRISTPSPVQDQMDEGEDMPQVSGTPAIPLRRKSMKSARKTPKSAMTSALNVMRSRRSGASRANLKVLNSWADIVKFGQSKPQTDVTTKKTTKSVVVKRTVVPKPKTPARRLKEDISTGHAMSPVTLVVGRAHLRTNLSVGTAPKIVPNIAVLKKDMKMDEDLTGIADIFKTPANKSKNMARMNSACPETPLEDFSVMKTPEESGEMMVSPLSMVSTAKRENYKNEAVTRLLLDNQEDSLLNEDRLLQPADNSNDAQESVEMAESDQTEEAESVPKVVVKTPKQAAVPSLCLTGVKRLMKTPRQRAEPIEDLRGKLLKTPKAPKYPQEESLEGVKELLKTPKHGGVVVEDMVGEIKRLTQTPKENNPVLFADGNEDITAVKELMKTPKVMEEEDLNGLKQLMKTPKHKGEPVENHLGLKRLMQTPKEKVEPLEDLTGVKQLMKTPKHKGEPVGNQLGVSKLQKTPRQNGAAAEEEFTGLKEIVEEPESSSTQNKFTESFETLEPVPVVANDDASMPAKDFDMECDKENVCPVEPMETEVFKSVDLPCTTEAFDSQLKIESVAVVPQEEHCDQTKEESVSVQDIDVCSSEVDEKTKEQTEETTSENSGVTAESTQHSRTAEQEEEEAIKPSLASKPQQGSRGRAAQKSKAPAVLSIIEESAPPPPSPGRGRRGKQLIEVTDVAASPLRKSARGRVSKPSFEVEEVKNTEAVQAPVASMKTEVSDSQPEIAKTKNGRKAQKDDAEIEPVEDASALAVQCSDVPAPTGKEERVQATVPKAGRRRMNKMESQPSEEPQQITETVSEENAVTTGSVSLQTSEVAEALVTATRARRGRPQKKENVKTEPTPSLESDMTSTPVDVVAEKPPAKSGRGRTSKKETIKDQTVDDEPKFEAAVDSQDKPEAPVVKSVRGRRAKQQKPQMAEDVDIQSVADASTHATVTEEYPEIEVKSVRNGRRAKQISKQIPVEAEENVVSVAEQAKVPVVKATRRRPIAKEVESVADVPVKRGRRAALDPTPPVAVVSGRGRKAAVKAELEVTEDVASSEEQVKSIKQTRRTAKVPESKKVSSESVADENTVPDKVGRATRGKKEKGSTKDTAKTQMNDSVTPEEDTVTKSSKTVNWSPALGTSKEIEDFETSTDVKEAPLKRSKKLDKLSAKTMCTESDQSADQPLRGRRGRGARKEEEASVEDLPEEPQMKAKPVRRGKAAASAAPKAEPKDIKASTPLKRKRNEPLEVTEDPRDKEPLPKRRGRVANSTEVVSSKEKTLEPEPTPKKTSKRTTRGQNKKLQEPDPAPVPAQESVSGTRKARGVKKAEAADISIEAAPLRRTRRK, encoded by the exons atgccTTTGCTGGGGAAGATAGTGGTGATCAAGAGAAATGGAGAAGACGGCACTGAATTTCCTCTCACAGCTTCATGCCTTTTCGGGAG GAAACTTAATTGTGATATTCGGATTCAGCTGCCACAGGTCTCCAAAGAGCATTGTAGAATTGAGCTGAATGAGAATAAAGAG CTCATTTTGACAAATTTGAGCTCCGTGAACCCCACGCTTATCAATGGAGAAGCACTGCAGGAGATTGAACGTTTGAAGCATGGTGATCTCATCACAATCATTGATCGTTCTTTCAG GTTCGAGTACCCACCTCCAAAGACGCCGAAGAAAAAGAGGCTGTCCACAACTGGACAAGACAAAACACCTCAG aAGCTGGAGAAAAGCACACCTGTACCTGTGGAGAAAAGGAAGTCCGAGCATTCATTTG ACACCTGTTTAAAGGATGGGTCCAATTTGCCTCAGTCATTGGAGCAGACTGTTGAGACTGCAGCAGATGAGAAACCTAAGAAGGACAGCATGTCTCCATTCGGTGAGCTTTACCAAATGGTCAAACAGGACCTGGCTGCTAAATCGCCATGGAAGTCTGGGCTAGCCAAGACACCTCTCGCAAGACCTCAGGTTGACCAAGTTCCTACATCAGATGTTAAAAACAATCCTAAACCTGTCACAGCTCCATCTACCAAGAGAAGAAGATCCTCAAAAGGCAACTTTGAAGACCAGACTGGAGTATATGTTCCTCAGAGCTCAACAAACGCCACCCCAGAGGGAGAACCTGCCGAAATGCCATCAGTGGAGTCCAGCACCCCGTTAGTGTTGGAGAAAAGCGGAACCCCTGTCTCTCAGAAAAATGGAACGCCTTCAAAAACACCTGAGACGTTCAGCGCTGGCGAGGTGGTCCAGCAGATTCTTCCAGAGCCACAGCCCGAAGAGAAAACACCCAGATCCCCAAAGAGGAGGAGAAGTGGTGCGTCTCAGGATCAAAGCCTTgccctccaaatatcttccagcCAGCCTCCGACACCAGGACCAGAGGAGAAGAACACCGATGTGAAAATGTCACCAAGAACGTCCCCAAGAGCAAATGCTGGCAAAAGGTTTCAAGTCCAAGATGTTCTGTCTGAGATTACAGcggacacacacactgatgtagCCATTCGACAGTCCAAGAAAAAGCGTGTATCATTTGGAGGTCAGTTAAGTCCAGAGCTGTTTGACAAATGTATGCCCCCTAATTCCCCTCTTCACCGTGGAGCGACCCCAAGACGAAGTCTTGGACCTTCTCAGAAGCCCCTATCTCTCCTGCGAAGAGCATCCACCATTGGtcttttg gCTCTCCGACTTGAGGAAACTGATAGGGAGAGTGCAAAGGCTCAAAGTAGTCCAGCAAAGAAAGCTTCACCTAAACGTGCAGCCACTAAGACTCCATCACCTGCCAAGAGGTCACCGAGGGCTAAAACTCCATCACAAAAACCTCAGAAGTCTCCTTCTGGTGCAGCCACTGCTTCACCCAAAACTCCTGCCTCTTCTAGGAGATCTTCCTCATCATCGATTGAGGCAGCGGGTAACGGTTCTGCCATTGAGACTCCGAAGGTGCAGGGGCGATTTTCAGTTTCCCGCATCAGCACACCTTCACCTGTCCAGGATCAGATGGATGAAGGGGAAGACATGCCTCAGGTTTCAGGAACGCCAGCAATCCCACTACGGAGGAAAAGCATGAAATCTGCACGAAAAACACCCAAGAGTGCCATGACGAGTGCACTTAATGTTATGCGCTCAAGGCGCAGTGGAGCATCACGCGCTAATCTGAAAG TGTTAAACTCTTGGGCTGATATTGTAAAGTTTGGTCAGTCCAAACCTCAAACGGATGTTACAACCAAGAAAACTACAAAGAGCGTCGTGGTCAAGAGAACCGTAGTTCCAAAGCCCAAG ACCCCTGCACGGAGGCTAAAGGAAGATATCAGCACTGGGCATGCCATGTCTCCAGTCACCCTTGTTGTCGGCAGAGCTCATTTAAGGACGAACCTGTCTGTTGGAACAGCCCCTAAAATTGTGCCTAACATAGCAGTGCTCAAGAAGGACATGAAAATGGATGAGGATCTGACAG GTATTGCAGACATATTTAAGACTCCGGCTAACAAGTCCAAGAATATGGCTCGCATGAACAGCGCATGTCCAGAGACCCCTCTGGAAGATTTTTCAGTCATGAAAACACCGGAAGAATCAG GTGAAATGATGGTATCACCATTGAGCATGGTGTCCACTGCCAAGCGTGAAAACTACAAAAATGAAGCAGTGACACGGCTACTTCTGGATAACCAAGAGGATAGTTTATTGAATGAGGACCGTCTTTTACAACCAGCTGACAATTCAAATGACGCACAAGAATCTGTGGAGATGGCTGAGAGTGATCAGACAGAGGAAGCGGAGAGTGTTCCCAAAGTGGTGGTCAAAACTCCCAAACAGGCCGCAGTACCGTCCTTGTGCCTCACTGGAGTCAAGCGCCTCATGAAGACCCCCAGACAGAGGGCTGAACCAATTGAGGACCTACGAGGAAAGCTGCTCAAGACCCCCAAAGCCCCTAAATATCCACAGGAAGAAAGTCTGGAAGGTGTGAAGGAACTCCTGAAGACTCCCAAACACGGAGGAGTTGTGGTAGAAGACATGGttggagaaataaaaagacTGACGCAGACACCTAAAGAGAATAACCCGGTGCTTTTTGCGGATGGTAACGAAGACATCACTGCTGTGAAAGAACTCATGAAAACACCAAAAGTAATGGAAGAAGAGGACCTGAATGGCCTTAAACAGCTGATGAAGACTCCTAAACACAAAGGAGAACCAGTTGAAAATCATCTGGGTTTAAAGAGACTGATGCAGACCCCCAAAGAGAAGGTTGAGCCTTTGGAGGACCTCACCGGTGTGAAGCAGTTAATGAAGACTCCCAAGCACAAAGGTGAACCTGTCGGGAATCAGCTTGGAGTCAGTAAACTACAGAAGACCCCAAGACAGAATGGAGCGGCAGCTGAGGAGGAATTTACTGGCCTTAAGGAAATTGTTGAGGAGCCAGAGAGCAGTTCTACACAGAATAAATTTACGGAGTCTTTTGAG aCACTAGAGCCTGTGCCAGTGGTGGCGAATGACGACGCTTCCATGCCCGCTAAAG ATTTTGATATGGAATGcgacaaagaaaatgtttgccCAGTTGAACCCATGGAGACCGAAGTTTTCAAATCTGTGGATCTGCCGTGCACCACCGAAGCATTCGATTCACAACTGAAGATTGAATCTGTAGCTGTAGTCCCTCAGGAAGAACACTGTGATCAGACAAAAGAGGAGTCTGTTTCAGTTCAAGATATTGATGTTTGTTCTTCTGAGGTCGATGAGAAGACAAAAGAGCAGACTGAAGAAACTACCTCTGAGAACAGTGGTGTAACTGCTGAGTCTACCCAACATTCACGCACTGCTGagcaagaagaagaagaggcaaTAAAACCTTCACTGGCCAGCAAACCCCAGCAAGGCAGTCGAGGAAGAGCAGCTCAGAAATCTAAGGCACCTGCGGTGTTGTCAATAATTGAGGAAAGTGCACCACCTCCTCCAAGCCCTGGCAGAGGAAGGAGAGGAAAGCAGCTCATTGAAGTCACAGACGTTGCTGCAAGCCCATTAAGAAAATCAGCCCGTGGAAGAGTCTCCAAGCCCAGCTTCGAGGTCGAAGAGGTAAAGAATACAGAAGCTGTCCAGGCACCTGTGGCCTCCATGAAAACGGAGGTATCAGACAGCCAACCTGAAATTGCAAAGACCAAGAATGGAAGAAAAGCTCAAAAAGATGATGCTGAAATTGAGCCTGTGGAAGATGCAAGTGCTTTGGCTGTGCAGTGTTCTGATGTACCAGCACCAACTGGTAAAGAAGAACGGGTCCAAGCCACTGTTCCTAAAGCTGGCAGAAGGAGGATGAATAAAATGGAAAGCCAACCTTCAGAAGAACCTCAACAAATAACTGAGACAGTTTCTGAAGAAAACGCTGTTACAACAGGGAGTGTCAGTCTGCAGACCTCAGAAGTTGCTGAAGCTCTCGTCACTGCAACAAGAGCCCGAAGAGGAAGGCCACAAAAGAAGGAAAACGTGAAAACTGAACCCACTCCTTCATTGGAAAGTGATATGACAAGCACACCGGTTGATGTAGTTGCTGAAAAGCCACCGGCAAAGTCAGGGCGAGGTAGAACATCTAAAAAAGAAACCATCAAGGACCAAACTGTGGATGATGAACCTAAGTTTGAGGCTGCGGTTGACAGTCAAGATAAACCTGAAGCCCCGGTGGTCAAGTCTGTCAGAGGACGACGGGCCAAACAGCAGAAACCACAGATGGCTGAAGACGTTGATATCCAGTCTGTTGCAGATGCCAGCACACATGCGACTGTGACTGAAGAATACCCTGAAATAGAGGTGAAGTCTGTCAGAAATGGGAGACGAGCAAAACAAATCTCAAAGCAGATTCCGGTTGAGGCTGAAGAGAACGTTGTTAGTGTGGCAGAGCAAGCAAAGGTCCCTGTTGTAAAAGCGACCCGTAGAAGGCCGATTGCAAAGGAAGTTGAATCCGTGGCAGACGTTCCTGTAAAAAGAGGCCGTCGTGCTGCTCTCGATCCCACACCTCCTGTTGCCGTAGTGTCCGGCCGTGGCCGCAAAGCTGCCGTCAAGGCAGAGCTGGAGGTTACGGAGGACGTGGCTTCATCTGAAGAGCAAGTTAAGTCCATTAAACAGACTAGACGAACAGCAAAAGTGCCTGAATCAAAGAAGGTTAGTTCTGAAAGTGTTGCTGATGAGAATACCGTACCGGACAAAGTGGGCAGAGCAACTCGTGGCAAAAAAGAAAAGGGTTCGACCAAGGACACCGCTAAAACCCAGATGAACGATTCTGTGACACCTGAGGAAGACACCGTTACAAAAAGCTCAAAAACTGTCAACTGGAGCCCAGCTTTGGGGACCTCTAAAGAAATTGAAGACTTTGAAACTTCTACAGATGTCAAAGAAGCACCACTGAAGAGATCCAAGAAGTTGGATAAATTATCTGCTAAGACGATGTGTACAGAAAGCGATCAGTCGGCTGATCAGCCACTCAGAGGCCGCAGAGGAAGAGGAGCAAGAAAAGAAGAGGAAGCCTCAGTTGAAGACCTTCCCGAAGAGCCTCAGATGAAGGCCAAGCCAGTGAGAAGAGGAAAAGCAGCGGCTTCCGCAGCACCTAAAGCAGAACCCAAGGACATCAAGGCATCAACTCCACTGAAGAGGAAACGTAACGAGCCGTTGGAGGTAACTGAGGACCCGAGAGATAAAGAACCTTTACCCAAGAGAAGAGGTAGAGTAGCCAACAGCACTGAAGTTGTTTCCAGCAAAGAGAAAACTCTTGAACCTGAACCTACTCCCAAGAAGACTAGTAAAAGAACGACAAGAGGACAGAACAAGAAACTTCAGGAACCTGATCCAGCACCTGTCCCGGCTCAAGAGTCTGTTTCAG GCACTCGTAAAGCCAGAGGTGTGAAGAAAGCAGAAGCAGCTGATATCTCTATTGAGGCCGCTCCTCTCAGGCGCACCCGCAGAAAGTGA